A stretch of the Ensifer sp. PDNC004 genome encodes the following:
- a CDS encoding nucleotidyltransferase family protein: MSISNAMVLAAGLGTRLRPITNTMPKPLVEIAGKPMIDYVLDLLVEAGVSTAVVNVHHFADQMEGHLGRRSAPEIVISDEREALMNSGGGLAKGLKLLPEGPVLVMNADLFWVGEPKGKPSNLTRLAAAFDAERMDMLLLCVRDEDTTGHNGKRDFSLGDDGKLTRYAEGLPNPVVYAGAIALHSRLFADAPDDAFNLNIYFDRAAEEGRLYGLLLDGHWMTVGTPEAIDEAEAAIRRHQPEG; encoded by the coding sequence ATGTCGATCAGCAATGCGATGGTGCTCGCCGCAGGCCTCGGCACCCGTCTTCGTCCGATCACCAACACGATGCCGAAGCCGCTCGTCGAGATCGCCGGCAAGCCGATGATCGACTACGTCCTGGACCTCCTGGTGGAGGCCGGCGTCAGTACGGCCGTGGTCAACGTTCACCACTTCGCCGACCAGATGGAGGGCCACCTCGGCCGACGCAGTGCCCCGGAGATCGTGATCTCGGACGAGCGCGAGGCACTGATGAATTCCGGCGGCGGCCTTGCCAAGGGGCTGAAACTGCTGCCGGAAGGTCCGGTTCTGGTGATGAATGCCGATCTCTTCTGGGTCGGCGAGCCCAAGGGCAAGCCGAGCAACCTGACGCGCCTCGCCGCCGCCTTCGACGCGGAGCGCATGGATATGCTGCTCCTGTGCGTGCGCGACGAGGATACGACCGGACACAACGGCAAGCGGGATTTCTCGCTGGGTGACGACGGCAAGCTCACGCGCTACGCCGAAGGCCTGCCGAACCCGGTCGTCTATGCCGGCGCAATCGCGCTGCATTCCCGGCTCTTTGCCGACGCGCCCGACGACGCCTTCAATCTCAACATCTATTTCGATCGCGCCGCCGAAGAGGGCCGTCTTTACGGCCTGCTGCTCGATGGTCACTGGATGACGGTCGGAACGCCCGAGGCGATCGACGAAGCGGAGGCGGCGATCCGCCGCCACCAGCCGGAGGGATGA